In Carya illinoinensis cultivar Pawnee chromosome 6, C.illinoinensisPawnee_v1, whole genome shotgun sequence, a single genomic region encodes these proteins:
- the LOC122312877 gene encoding guanine nucleotide-binding protein subunit beta-2-like isoform X1, whose translation MSVAELKDRHVAATETANALRERLKQKRLSLLDTDVAGYAISKSRTSVSFGPTDLVCCRTLQGHTGKVYSLDWTPEKNRIVSASKDGRLIVWNALTSQKTHAIKLPCAWVMTCAFSPTGQSVACGGLDSVCSIFNLNSPMDKDGNLPMSKMLSGHKGYVSSCQYVPDEETRLITSSGDHTCVLWDITTGLRISVFGGEFQSGHTADVLSVSINGSNSRMFVSGSCDATACLWDTRVASRAVRTFHGHGGDVNTVKFFPDGNRFGTGSGDGTCRLFDIRTGHQLQVYHQQNNDNDVPHVTSIAFSISGRLLFAGYSNGDCYVWDTLLATVVLNLGSLQNSHEARISCLGLSADGSALCTGSWDANLKIWAFGGHRTVI comes from the exons ATGTCCGTTGCCGAGCTCAAAGACCGCCACGTGGCTGCCACAGAGACGGCGAATGCTCTCAGGGAGCGCCTTAAGCAGAAACGGCTCTCTCTGCTCGACACCGATG TTGCGGGTTACGCGATATCGAAGAGTCGGACCTCGGTCAGCTTCGGACCCACCGATCTGGTTTGCTGTAGAACACTTCAGGGTCATACAGGCAAG GTGTATTCATTGGATTGGACTCCTGAGAAGAATCGAATTGTCAGTGCATCTAAAGATGGTCGGTTGATAGTGTGGAATGCTTTAACAAGCCAGAAGACTCATGCAATAAAGCTGCCTTGTGCATGGGTCATGACTTGTGCTTTCTCACCAACTGGTCAATCTGTTGCCTGTGGTGGTCTTGATAGTGTATGCTCTATCTTTAACCTTAATTCCCCCATGGACAAGGATGGGAATTTACCAATGTCAAAAATGCTTAGTGGGCATAAGGGATATGTTTCATCCTGTCAATATGTTCCAGATGAGGAAACTCGCCTAATCACTAGCTCGGGTGATCACACGTGCGTTTTGTGGGATATTACTACAGGCCTTAGAATTTCTGTTTTCGGAGGTGAATTTCAGTCTGGACACACTGCAGATGTACTAAG TGTCTCGATTAATGGATCAAACTCAAGAATGTTTGTATCTGGTTCCTGTGATGCAACTGCCTGTTTGTGGGATACTCGTGTTGCGAGCCGAGCGGTGCGAACATTTCATGGGCACGGGGGAGATGTTAATACTGTAAAATTCTTTCCAGATGGCAATAGATTTGGAACAGGCTCGGGTGATGGAACTTGCAGATTATTTGATATAAGAACAGGGCACCAACTCCAAGTATACCATCAGCAGAACAATGATAATGATGTCCCTCATGTGACCTCCATTGCATTCTCTATATCAGGAAGACTTCTCTTTGCCGGATATTCAAATGGCGATTGTTATGTTTGGGACACGTTATTGGCAAcg GTGGTTTTGAACTTGGGATCACTCCAGAACTCACACGAGGCCCGGATAAGCTGTTTGGGTTTATCAGCTGATGGAAGTGCGTTATGTACAGGAAGCTGGGATGCAAACCTAAAG ATATGGGCGTTTGGAGGGCATAGGACGGTAATCTGA
- the LOC122312877 gene encoding guanine nucleotide-binding protein subunit beta-2-like isoform X2 — protein sequence MLSGSALSRNGSLCSTPMICLVLVANVAVAGYAISKSRTSVSFGPTDLVCCRTLQGHTGKVYSLDWTPEKNRIVSASKDGRLIVWNALTSQKTHAIKLPCAWVMTCAFSPTGQSVACGGLDSVCSIFNLNSPMDKDGNLPMSKMLSGHKGYVSSCQYVPDEETRLITSSGDHTCVLWDITTGLRISVFGGEFQSGHTADVLSVSINGSNSRMFVSGSCDATACLWDTRVASRAVRTFHGHGGDVNTVKFFPDGNRFGTGSGDGTCRLFDIRTGHQLQVYHQQNNDNDVPHVTSIAFSISGRLLFAGYSNGDCYVWDTLLATVVLNLGSLQNSHEARISCLGLSADGSALCTGSWDANLKIWAFGGHRTVI from the exons ATGCTCTCAGGGAGCGCCTTAAGCAGAAACGGCTCTCTCTGCTCGACACCGATG ATCTGCCTGGTTTTGGTGGCGAATGTCGCAGTTGCGGGTTACGCGATATCGAAGAGTCGGACCTCGGTCAGCTTCGGACCCACCGATCTGGTTTGCTGTAGAACACTTCAGGGTCATACAGGCAAG GTGTATTCATTGGATTGGACTCCTGAGAAGAATCGAATTGTCAGTGCATCTAAAGATGGTCGGTTGATAGTGTGGAATGCTTTAACAAGCCAGAAGACTCATGCAATAAAGCTGCCTTGTGCATGGGTCATGACTTGTGCTTTCTCACCAACTGGTCAATCTGTTGCCTGTGGTGGTCTTGATAGTGTATGCTCTATCTTTAACCTTAATTCCCCCATGGACAAGGATGGGAATTTACCAATGTCAAAAATGCTTAGTGGGCATAAGGGATATGTTTCATCCTGTCAATATGTTCCAGATGAGGAAACTCGCCTAATCACTAGCTCGGGTGATCACACGTGCGTTTTGTGGGATATTACTACAGGCCTTAGAATTTCTGTTTTCGGAGGTGAATTTCAGTCTGGACACACTGCAGATGTACTAAG TGTCTCGATTAATGGATCAAACTCAAGAATGTTTGTATCTGGTTCCTGTGATGCAACTGCCTGTTTGTGGGATACTCGTGTTGCGAGCCGAGCGGTGCGAACATTTCATGGGCACGGGGGAGATGTTAATACTGTAAAATTCTTTCCAGATGGCAATAGATTTGGAACAGGCTCGGGTGATGGAACTTGCAGATTATTTGATATAAGAACAGGGCACCAACTCCAAGTATACCATCAGCAGAACAATGATAATGATGTCCCTCATGTGACCTCCATTGCATTCTCTATATCAGGAAGACTTCTCTTTGCCGGATATTCAAATGGCGATTGTTATGTTTGGGACACGTTATTGGCAAcg GTGGTTTTGAACTTGGGATCACTCCAGAACTCACACGAGGCCCGGATAAGCTGTTTGGGTTTATCAGCTGATGGAAGTGCGTTATGTACAGGAAGCTGGGATGCAAACCTAAAG ATATGGGCGTTTGGAGGGCATAGGACGGTAATCTGA